The following proteins come from a genomic window of Leguminivora glycinivorella isolate SPB_JAAS2020 chromosome 6, LegGlyc_1.1, whole genome shotgun sequence:
- the LOC125227136 gene encoding reticulocalbin-2, translating to MASVYVLSFMFILTQYLLLNCASAAVHNHQVDTQERESDGSFRSRDFEHYGDSGHNSEFDHEAILGSVKEAEEFDQLSPDEAKQRLGDLLLKMDLNGDQVIDRPELKQWILNSFRKLSREEAEERMKEADDNHDGVVTWSEYLSDAFGVDSEEEILPEDTGDTGMLVHEEKQMWAAADLNGDGVLDFDEFEVFTNPEEHEKMHAFLLAQTLREKDSNGDGSISFEEFVGERGAHDKAWMLSERDKFDHELDADRDGKLNAEEIRRWIIPDNDEIALEEVEHLFASADDNSDGRLSFKEVLDHYQQFVGSEATDYGDHLMGDHFDDEL from the exons ATGGCTTCGGTATACGTCTTGTCGTTTATGTTTATACTGACGCAGTATTTGCTGCTCAACTGTGCGTCGGCGGCCGTGCATAACCACCAGGTGGATACTCAGGAGCGGGAAAGCGATGGGAGTTTCCGATCGCGAGACTTCGAGCACTACGGAGACTCGGGTCACAACTCGGAGTTCGACCACGAAGCCATCTTAG GGAGCGTGAAAGAGGCGGAGGAGTTCGACCAGCTGAGCCCCGACGAGGCGAAGCAGCGGCTCGGCGACTTGCTGCTGAAGATGGACCTCAATGGAGACCAGGTGATCGACCGACCTGAACTTAAACAGTGGATCTTGAATTCTTTCCG AAAGTTATCCCGAGAGGAGGCGGAGGAACGGATGAAAGAAGCGGATGACAACCACGACGGAGTAGTCACATGGAGTGAATACTTGTCCGATGCATTCGGAGTGGATTCTGAGGAGGAGATCCTGCCGGAAGACACTGGGGACACTGGCATG TTGGTGCATGAAGAGAAGCAGATGTGGGCGGCAGCGGACTTAAACGGCGATGGCGTACTAGACTTCGATGAATTTGAG GTATTCACAAACCCGGAGGAGCACGAGAAGATGCATGCCTTCCTGCTCGCGCAGACGTTGCGAGAAAAGGACAGCAATGGCGACGGCAGCATCAGCTTTGAGGAGTTTGTCGGGGAGCGCG GTGCCCACGATAAAGCCTGGATGCTGTCTGAACGCGACAAGTTCGACCACGAGTTAGACGCCGATCGCGACGGCAAACTCAACGCGGAGGAAATCCGCCGATGGATCATACCCGACAACGA TGAAATCGCCCTAGAGGAGGTGGAACATCTCTTCGCGTCAGCTGACGACAACTCAGATGGTCGTCTCTCCTTCAAAGAAGTGTTGGACCATTACCAACAATTCGTGGGTTCTGAGGCCACGGACTATGGCGACCATCTCATGGGAGACCACTTTGACGATGAGCTTTAA